The Candidatus Protochlamydia phocaeensis genome has a window encoding:
- a CDS encoding transaldolase family protein: MDIWLDSANIKTLQKAVRFGLLSGVTTNPAIIAYAKRNMEDILEDLLHYQEGPVAAQVVAESTTEMVQQGQTLYDFSNRLIVKVPVTKNGLEAIHLLARQGIPTMATVVFHPRQALMAALAGANYVAPYINRIEKAGEDPWKVLACILHIFHNYRLQTKVLGASLSSAEQVIKCAEAGIYGVTLKEEIFEKMIEDDALTSQGVQQFAEDWKKAGLVNSSFLS; encoded by the coding sequence ATGGATATCTGGCTTGATTCGGCGAATATTAAAACACTACAAAAAGCGGTGCGCTTTGGTTTGCTATCAGGAGTAACGACCAATCCGGCTATCATAGCCTACGCCAAGCGCAATATGGAAGATATTTTGGAAGACTTGCTTCACTATCAGGAAGGGCCTGTGGCAGCCCAGGTCGTTGCTGAAAGTACAACTGAAATGGTCCAACAAGGGCAGACCTTATATGATTTTTCCAACCGCCTTATCGTCAAAGTTCCCGTCACAAAAAACGGGCTGGAAGCCATCCACTTATTAGCTAGGCAAGGCATTCCTACTATGGCTACAGTCGTCTTTCATCCACGCCAAGCCTTGATGGCCGCCCTGGCAGGAGCCAATTACGTCGCCCCTTATATCAACCGCATCGAAAAAGCGGGCGAAGATCCTTGGAAAGTGTTAGCTTGCATCCTGCATATTTTTCACAATTACCGCCTGCAAACCAAGGTATTGGGCGCTTCTCTTAGCAGTGCCGAGCAAGTGATCAAATGCGCAGAAGCAGGGATTTACGGAGTGACGCTTAAGGAAGAGATTTTTGAAAAAATGATAGAGGACGACGCACTTACCTCTCAAGGCGTGCAGCAGTTCGCTGAAGATTGGAAAAAAGCCGGCCTCGTCAATTCTTCTTTTCTATCTTGA
- a CDS encoding class I SAM-dependent methyltransferase produces MQKESLDSILKRIFEERCLILAVLSSPRKKQESQKLTLRPLLIQGQLCYQATEMRGQKALHYNLSAQECASALKEQFAHFKQGIFYTSEADYHILINKKHQATILQKPPSKSGNSLSLTHNRAKQYLLPEGMPIPFLVSLGIMNAQGKVLAQKMDKFRQINRFVEMIDDVLPHLAQDRPLHIIDFGCGKAYLTFALYHYLKFSQKRQVNVIGLDLKQDVIQHCQQLAEELGYEDLQFLLGDINRYETAQPVDLVVSLHACDTATDAALEKAIRWQAQAILCVPCCQHELFKQVRNPDLAPLLDHGILKERFAALATDAARSQLLEALGYHTQVMEFIDLEHTPKNLLIRAIRRSKDIDSEQALKKYAAFKQALQIHPSLERRFQAELGLPS; encoded by the coding sequence ATGCAGAAAGAAAGCTTGGACTCCATTTTAAAAAGAATTTTTGAAGAGCGGTGTTTAATTTTAGCTGTTTTAAGCTCGCCTAGAAAAAAGCAAGAAAGCCAAAAATTAACGCTGCGCCCTTTGTTGATCCAGGGCCAGCTTTGCTATCAGGCGACAGAAATGCGCGGGCAGAAAGCCCTTCATTACAACCTGTCCGCTCAAGAATGCGCGAGCGCTCTCAAAGAGCAGTTTGCGCATTTTAAACAAGGCATTTTTTATACGTCCGAGGCTGATTACCATATTCTCATCAACAAGAAGCACCAGGCAACGATCTTGCAAAAACCCCCTTCCAAATCCGGCAACTCTCTTTCACTGACTCATAACCGAGCTAAGCAATATTTGCTTCCAGAAGGCATGCCGATTCCTTTTTTGGTTAGCTTGGGCATCATGAATGCGCAAGGGAAGGTATTGGCACAGAAGATGGATAAATTCCGTCAGATCAATCGTTTTGTTGAAATGATTGATGATGTGCTGCCTCATTTAGCGCAAGACCGCCCTTTGCATATCATTGATTTCGGTTGCGGCAAGGCTTATTTGACTTTTGCCCTCTATCACTATTTGAAATTTAGTCAGAAGCGGCAAGTGAATGTGATCGGCCTGGATTTAAAGCAAGACGTCATCCAGCACTGCCAGCAATTGGCCGAAGAGCTGGGGTATGAAGACCTGCAATTTCTTTTAGGCGATATCAACCGCTATGAAACGGCGCAGCCTGTCGATTTAGTCGTCTCTTTGCATGCATGCGATACGGCAACAGATGCAGCTTTGGAAAAAGCCATCCGCTGGCAGGCCCAGGCAATTTTGTGCGTGCCATGTTGCCAACATGAGTTATTTAAACAAGTGCGCAATCCGGATTTGGCCCCTCTGCTCGACCATGGCATCTTAAAAGAGCGTTTTGCTGCTTTGGCAACAGATGCAGCCCGGTCTCAATTATTAGAGGCCTTGGGCTATCATACCCAGGTAATGGAATTTATCGATCTTGAGCATACGCCTAAAAATTTACTCATTCGCGCCATTAGACGTTCAAAAGATATTGATTCCGAGCAAGCGCTAAAAAAATATGCGGCCTTTAAGCAAGCGCTGCAAATTCATCCTTCTTTAGAAAGGCGTTTCCAAGCAGAACTAGGTCTGCCTTCATAG
- a CDS encoding ATP-dependent DNA ligase, with the protein MNDFVELFLRLDQTNKTLDKLQALEDFLRQAAPLDRIWMIALFTGRQPKRTVSSRYLKEWVLESTHLPEWLFEETYHVIGDLAETIALLLPPPAQAIPSSLSQWMQRIESLAQQTLLEKKASILELWNQSHAKERLVFNKILVGGFRLGVSQNLLVRALSQVTGIESNVIAHRLMGEWKPTDINPDFLTVQSEEQAHLTRPYPFCLAYPLDKELEKLGPASDWSAEWKWDGIRGQLVHRQNFLTIWSRGEEIVNDRFPELMNLKDFLPDGCVLDGEILAIQNGSLLPFQILQQRIGRKKITPAILKQIPVIFLAYDLLEWKGEDWRAYPFQRRRQQLEQLFQQLPAQPFLGLSPLLAHQSWDEIREKRQESRAHMAEGIMLKKRDSPYHVGRKKGDWWKWKIESFTVDGVLLYAQKGHGWRANVYSDYTFAVWDQDQLIPFAKAYSGLTKKELAEVDRFIKTHTLEKFGPVRSVKPALVFEIAFEAIQPSKRHKSGVAVRFPRIQRWRRDKKPEDADTLETLKALLSIPK; encoded by the coding sequence ATGAATGACTTTGTAGAGCTATTTTTAAGGTTAGATCAGACAAATAAAACGCTGGACAAACTTCAGGCCTTAGAAGATTTCCTGCGCCAAGCTGCTCCGTTGGACCGCATATGGATGATTGCCCTTTTTACCGGAAGGCAGCCTAAGCGGACAGTCAGCAGCCGTTATTTAAAGGAATGGGTTCTGGAGAGCACTCATTTGCCCGAATGGCTTTTTGAGGAAACCTATCACGTCATTGGAGACTTGGCAGAGACAATCGCCTTGCTTCTTCCGCCTCCTGCACAAGCAATCCCAAGCTCTTTATCTCAATGGATGCAAAGAATTGAAAGCCTGGCGCAGCAAACGCTTCTCGAGAAGAAAGCCTCTATTTTGGAGTTGTGGAACCAATCGCATGCCAAAGAAAGGCTCGTCTTCAATAAGATCCTCGTTGGAGGATTCCGTTTAGGCGTTTCCCAAAATCTTCTTGTCCGCGCCCTGTCTCAGGTCACGGGCATTGAAAGCAATGTAATTGCCCACCGTCTCATGGGCGAATGGAAGCCGACAGACATTAATCCCGATTTTCTAACTGTCCAAAGCGAAGAGCAAGCGCATTTAACGCGTCCTTATCCTTTCTGCTTAGCTTATCCTCTTGATAAGGAGCTAGAGAAATTGGGCCCTGCCTCCGATTGGTCGGCCGAGTGGAAGTGGGATGGAATCCGCGGACAGCTTGTCCATCGGCAAAATTTTTTAACCATTTGGTCGCGCGGAGAAGAAATAGTCAACGACCGCTTTCCCGAGCTCATGAATTTAAAAGATTTCTTGCCTGACGGCTGCGTCCTGGATGGGGAAATTTTGGCCATCCAAAACGGCTCTCTCCTTCCCTTTCAAATCCTGCAGCAGCGCATCGGACGCAAAAAAATTACCCCTGCGATCTTGAAGCAAATTCCCGTCATTTTTCTAGCATACGACCTGCTGGAATGGAAAGGCGAGGACTGGCGGGCGTATCCTTTTCAGCGCCGCCGTCAGCAGCTGGAACAGCTATTCCAACAACTACCCGCTCAACCCTTTTTAGGCCTCTCTCCCTTGCTTGCCCACCAAAGCTGGGATGAGATTCGAGAAAAAAGGCAAGAGTCGCGCGCGCATATGGCTGAAGGGATCATGTTAAAAAAGAGAGATTCGCCTTATCATGTCGGACGCAAAAAAGGAGATTGGTGGAAGTGGAAAATTGAATCTTTTACCGTTGACGGCGTCCTGCTGTATGCCCAAAAGGGTCATGGATGGCGTGCAAATGTGTATTCGGACTATACCTTTGCCGTTTGGGATCAAGATCAGCTTATTCCCTTTGCCAAAGCTTACTCGGGGCTGACGAAAAAAGAGCTAGCCGAAGTCGATCGCTTTATCAAAACGCATACTTTAGAAAAATTCGGTCCCGTTCGCTCAGTCAAGCCCGCACTTGTTTTTGAAATCGCCTTTGAAGCGATCCAACCCTCCAAGCGCCATAAATCAGGCGTGGCTGTGCGCTTTCCCCGCATTCAACGCTGGCGCCGGGACAAGAAGCCCGAAGATGCCGATACGCTTGAGACCTTGAAAGCCCTGCTTTCCATCCCGAAATAA
- a CDS encoding glycosyltransferase — protein sequence MKEKEIDVFDAFIDLYERGQWTEALRTIISHPFIAYDALYSKEKKIFSRFANYADACVFKGGLEFKHTCLVLEAICEESSHLKILLNEFLNVIKQEYVLFSCHLAPLDVLKDLEAPDSLKEFFIAFNHQTAEQIENKEGFLDPLPPLYRPLFEKKWQIKKGREQLQQRKPDFGKLIEEEYWIYRQPWHVFSYALPLQPIQIQAGEVPLIFLEPLEGVDYRAFLQPYCQKACILVFQTFAHFSHMLQFTDLQALLVEPHVHLYIMELYPNEQFNGQHLRWDVPKTLQPIFMISSPLLEAALPAFMQALTSCLTQSKKELEVDTPSGNWLFQVAKRMLSSIEAQRYGKSRAMAVSIEQGFLKWYDPHKGPAPDLADLGPLPVDYMRDIIQENNQKRIARAFAPKTKIRLAHIVPQIVDGGHAPTKLLRTLCTFADNEWFDLFVFSSERISDHLLSYPIAPYISPSSWHRGQLTINLLKSSLVSVWIDPESSTYEMAADQLQSQLEQHQIDIAVFHGPDEINSVVASSTDIPIRILFDHGTLPSYPCFDLIILSTEEAYNQNHDAFRRQGMESCVLPFSIDIRQDWEELPFPREIVRLPKDSFIMTTISNHLDNRLTPEMCHAIGEILKRCPEAVYAPIGEVRKESVWRKIFAEYNVNDRVIFLGQCRNPSQYARSMNLYLNEFPFGSGLGILDAMAAGCPVVSMYDEKGPQQARYAATYFGIDYVVRSGKIEDYINLACQLIQDKAMYEKWSKHAIEQYEKRMNTQHYVRQFEKIVEQFIDYYQKRPSTT from the coding sequence ATGAAAGAAAAAGAAATAGATGTCTTCGATGCCTTTATCGACCTCTACGAAAGAGGACAATGGACGGAAGCCCTGCGCACAATCATTTCGCATCCTTTTATTGCGTATGATGCCCTGTATTCTAAAGAGAAGAAAATTTTCTCCCGCTTTGCCAATTATGCGGATGCTTGTGTCTTTAAAGGCGGCTTGGAATTTAAGCATACTTGCCTAGTCTTGGAAGCCATATGCGAGGAATCGTCCCATTTAAAAATTTTGTTAAATGAATTTTTGAACGTTATTAAACAAGAATATGTCCTCTTTTCTTGCCATCTTGCCCCCTTGGATGTTCTTAAAGACTTAGAGGCGCCCGACTCTCTAAAAGAATTCTTTATAGCCTTCAATCATCAAACAGCAGAACAAATAGAGAATAAAGAGGGATTTCTAGATCCGCTTCCCCCTTTGTATCGGCCTTTATTTGAAAAAAAATGGCAGATAAAGAAAGGACGGGAACAGCTGCAGCAGAGAAAGCCTGATTTTGGCAAATTGATAGAAGAAGAATATTGGATTTATAGACAGCCTTGGCATGTTTTTAGCTATGCTCTTCCCCTTCAACCTATTCAAATACAAGCAGGAGAGGTTCCCCTTATTTTTTTGGAGCCTTTAGAAGGAGTGGACTATCGCGCTTTTCTGCAGCCTTATTGTCAAAAGGCGTGCATTTTGGTCTTTCAGACCTTTGCGCATTTTTCTCATATGCTGCAATTTACTGATTTGCAAGCGCTATTGGTAGAGCCGCATGTCCACCTGTATATCATGGAATTGTATCCCAACGAACAATTTAACGGTCAGCATCTTCGTTGGGACGTTCCCAAAACGCTGCAGCCGATTTTTATGATTTCTTCTCCTCTTTTAGAAGCCGCGCTGCCGGCATTCATGCAAGCCCTGACAAGTTGTTTGACACAGTCGAAAAAAGAACTAGAAGTAGATACGCCCAGCGGAAATTGGCTCTTTCAAGTGGCAAAACGAATGCTTTCCTCTATTGAAGCGCAACGATATGGGAAAAGCCGGGCAATGGCCGTTAGCATCGAACAAGGTTTTTTAAAATGGTATGACCCCCATAAAGGCCCGGCTCCTGATCTGGCCGATCTAGGCCCCTTGCCTGTGGATTATATGCGGGATATTATCCAAGAAAACAATCAAAAAAGGATCGCCAGAGCATTCGCTCCTAAAACCAAGATACGCCTGGCCCATATTGTCCCGCAAATCGTCGATGGAGGCCATGCCCCGACAAAGCTTCTAAGAACGCTTTGCACATTTGCTGACAACGAGTGGTTCGACCTGTTTGTTTTTAGCTCGGAGCGCATCAGCGATCATTTGCTATCCTATCCGATTGCGCCTTATATTTCCCCTTCCTCATGGCATAGGGGCCAGCTGACGATCAATTTGCTTAAATCCTCGCTCGTCTCCGTCTGGATTGATCCCGAGTCTTCGACTTATGAAATGGCCGCGGACCAACTTCAATCCCAACTTGAACAGCATCAAATCGACATTGCCGTTTTTCATGGTCCGGATGAAATTAACAGCGTCGTTGCTTCTTCAACAGATATTCCTATCCGTATTTTATTTGATCATGGAACGCTTCCTTCCTATCCTTGCTTTGATTTGATCATTTTGAGCACGGAGGAAGCCTATAATCAGAATCATGACGCTTTTCGCAGGCAAGGGATGGAAAGCTGCGTTCTGCCTTTTTCAATTGATATCCGGCAAGACTGGGAAGAGCTTCCTTTTCCAAGAGAGATTGTAAGACTGCCGAAAGACAGTTTTATCATGACAACTATTTCTAATCACTTGGATAATCGCTTAACGCCGGAGATGTGCCATGCCATCGGTGAAATTCTCAAACGCTGCCCAGAAGCCGTTTATGCACCGATCGGAGAAGTTCGTAAAGAAAGCGTCTGGCGGAAAATATTTGCCGAATATAACGTGAACGACCGGGTGATCTTTTTAGGGCAGTGCCGAAATCCCAGCCAGTATGCAAGATCTATGAACTTATATTTAAATGAATTTCCTTTTGGAAGCGGGCTGGGAATTTTAGATGCCATGGCAGCCGGATGCCCCGTCGTCTCCATGTACGATGAAAAAGGCCCTCAACAGGCGCGTTATGCAGCAACTTATTTTGGAATTGACTACGTCGTTCGTTCAGGAAAAATAGAAGATTATATTAACTTAGCCTGCCAACTCATTCAAGATAAAGCAATGTATGAGAAATGGTCGAAACATGCCATTGAACAATATGAAAAAAGGATGAATACCCAGCACTATGTCAGGCAATTTGAGAAAATTGTAGAACAATTTATTGATTACTATCAAAAACGTCCGTCTACAACGTAG
- a CDS encoding HD domain-containing protein, translated as MSSSLQELVNLLNEIGMLAHVPRSGFAFLGSGEQSVAEHSFRVALIAYALAHLSSEPVDRYKLIMLCLVHDLPESRIGDLNYVQKKYVTAHLNKALEDLSKGSDLGPEIVSWIEDYEQEESLEARLAHDADQIELLLVLKREQELGNARAHDWFQNGLKRIKTKEGKQLAEAIQETASDHWWMGDREDPHWIDGGKGKKPSS; from the coding sequence ATGTCCTCCTCCTTACAAGAACTCGTCAATCTATTGAATGAAATTGGCATGCTCGCCCATGTTCCCCGTTCCGGCTTTGCCTTCTTAGGATCGGGAGAGCAATCTGTTGCTGAGCACAGCTTTCGGGTTGCCCTTATCGCTTATGCGCTGGCTCATCTGTCTTCCGAGCCGGTCGATCGCTACAAACTCATCATGTTATGCCTAGTCCACGATTTGCCGGAATCACGCATTGGCGATCTCAATTACGTTCAAAAGAAATACGTCACAGCCCATTTAAACAAAGCCTTAGAAGATTTAAGCAAGGGATCCGACCTGGGCCCTGAAATTGTCAGTTGGATCGAGGATTATGAGCAAGAAGAAAGCCTTGAAGCGCGCCTGGCCCATGACGCCGATCAGATTGAGCTTTTACTTGTCCTCAAGCGAGAGCAAGAATTGGGAAATGCCCGTGCGCATGACTGGTTTCAAAATGGCCTTAAGCGCATTAAGACGAAGGAGGGAAAACAGCTGGCAGAGGCCATTCAAGAAACAGCTTCGGACCATTGGTGGATGGGCGATCGCGAGGACCCACATTGGATTGATGGCGGTAAAGGAAAAAAGCCTTCTTCCTAG
- a CDS encoding DedA family protein, producing MDYLPDHETLSLWLVQYGSITLFVLLTIGIVALPVPEETLMVLAGTAMSKGYLNIPATVIAAYAGSLCGISISYLLGRTLGHYLIQRYGNFFGLTELHLQKAERWFERFGKWTLFIGYFIPGVRHFTGFSAGMAELSFKHFALYAYTGAIFWASTFLSIGYFLGPTWISLLFEHIEIDMDEAFIGLVVIVVCYLGIRLILKKMRSQ from the coding sequence ATGGATTATTTACCCGATCATGAAACCCTGTCTCTTTGGTTGGTTCAATATGGCAGCATTACCCTATTTGTTTTGCTTACCATTGGCATTGTTGCTCTTCCCGTTCCTGAAGAGACCCTCATGGTCCTAGCAGGCACTGCTATGAGCAAGGGATATTTGAATATTCCTGCAACCGTTATTGCTGCTTATGCAGGTAGTTTATGCGGCATTAGCATCAGCTATCTATTGGGCCGAACGCTTGGTCATTACCTTATTCAGCGTTATGGAAATTTTTTTGGATTAACAGAGCTTCATCTTCAAAAAGCCGAAAGGTGGTTTGAGCGTTTTGGCAAGTGGACCCTATTTATTGGCTATTTTATTCCGGGAGTGCGCCATTTTACAGGCTTTTCTGCCGGCATGGCAGAGTTGAGCTTTAAACACTTTGCCTTATATGCCTATACGGGTGCTATTTTTTGGGCCTCCACCTTTCTTTCCATTGGATATTTTTTAGGGCCAACCTGGATCTCTCTTCTTTTTGAGCATATCGAGATAGACATGGACGAAGCTTTTATTGGTTTGGTCGTTATTGTGGTCTGTTATTTGGGAATTAGGCTTATTTTGAAAAAAATGCGTTCTCAATAA
- a CDS encoding YqjF family protein, whose translation MAHPTLSARLAVREYPQNLTPVMDQKWRDLLFLHWEYDAKAIQKTLPQGLFVDTFEGKAYIGMTPFSLEGVKPKLFPPLPGMSNFFELNCRTYVYDEAGVPGVWFYSLDANQQLVVQMARQFMYLPYRYTTIEMSIDPQQVIHYQCEPLGTPIEFVYKGEGPLFLAEPGSLEFFLTERYILFADKGDRLTKGRIHHVPYPLSRAKVSKWNSQLFDINGFDNPQRPPDHVLFSPGVDVEIFSLQDQAKKSL comes from the coding sequence ATGGCCCACCCCACCTTATCTGCCCGTCTGGCCGTGCGCGAGTATCCTCAGAATCTTACACCTGTCATGGATCAAAAATGGCGCGATCTTCTCTTTCTGCATTGGGAATATGATGCCAAGGCCATCCAAAAAACGCTTCCTCAAGGCCTTTTTGTAGATACATTTGAAGGTAAGGCCTATATCGGCATGACGCCTTTTTCTTTGGAAGGCGTCAAACCCAAGCTTTTTCCTCCTCTTCCTGGCATGTCCAATTTCTTTGAGCTCAACTGTCGAACCTATGTTTATGACGAGGCAGGTGTCCCCGGGGTTTGGTTTTATTCTTTGGATGCCAACCAACAATTAGTTGTGCAAATGGCTCGCCAGTTCATGTATTTACCCTATCGCTATACGACGATTGAAATGTCTATTGATCCCCAGCAGGTCATTCATTACCAATGCGAACCGCTGGGAACGCCAATCGAATTTGTCTATAAAGGCGAAGGACCTCTTTTTTTAGCGGAACCCGGTTCCTTGGAATTTTTCTTAACCGAGCGCTATATCCTATTTGCCGATAAAGGGGACCGCCTAACAAAGGGGCGCATTCATCACGTTCCTTATCCCTTGAGCCGAGCTAAAGTTTCTAAGTGGAATAGTCAATTATTTGACATCAATGGATTTGACAATCCTCAGCGCCCGCCTGATCACGTGCTATTTTCCCCGGGAGTAGATGTGGAAATTTTTAGCTTGCAAGATCAAGCTAAAAAATCCCTTTAG
- a CDS encoding ligase-associated DNA damage response exonuclease produces MVKQALIEFTSRGIYCPKGRFYIDPWKPVNKAVITHAHADHAYGGCRHYLAQKDSLPLLKYRLGLTDRQCYGIDYGERLLINGVKVSLHPAGHIIGSAQIRLEAQGEVWVVSGDYKLENDGLAPSFEPVPCDVFITESTFGLPCFQWEPQKAVFEEINAWCRFNRQQGITSILLGYALGKAQRLLNGLDPSIGPLYAHGAVWNMTEIIRQQSPLAFPPLQKVTVEIPKQALLGGIVLAPPSVAQSAWINRFHPCRTGYVSGWMSLRGIRRRRGADRGFALSDHADWPALQQAIQATGAKRIIVTHGFTSAFARWLTEQGYEAQEAFTIYGEGEGDQED; encoded by the coding sequence ATGGTCAAGCAGGCTTTGATTGAATTTACCTCCCGCGGCATTTATTGTCCTAAAGGCCGCTTTTATATTGATCCTTGGAAGCCTGTCAATAAGGCCGTCATTACGCATGCGCATGCAGACCACGCTTATGGAGGCTGCCGCCACTATTTGGCTCAAAAAGACAGCCTTCCCCTTCTAAAATACCGTTTGGGATTAACTGATAGGCAGTGCTATGGGATTGATTATGGAGAGCGCCTTCTCATCAATGGCGTCAAAGTCTCCTTGCATCCGGCGGGACATATTATCGGGTCTGCACAAATTCGCTTAGAAGCGCAAGGAGAAGTATGGGTGGTGTCCGGAGATTATAAGCTTGAAAATGATGGCCTCGCTCCTTCTTTTGAGCCCGTTCCTTGCGATGTCTTCATTACAGAATCCACCTTTGGCCTTCCTTGCTTTCAATGGGAGCCGCAAAAAGCGGTCTTTGAAGAAATCAATGCCTGGTGTCGCTTCAATCGCCAGCAGGGCATCACCTCTATTTTACTTGGATATGCGCTGGGAAAAGCGCAGCGGCTATTGAACGGATTGGATCCCTCTATTGGTCCCCTTTATGCCCATGGAGCAGTTTGGAATATGACAGAGATTATTCGTCAGCAAAGTCCTCTTGCCTTTCCGCCCCTTCAAAAAGTAACGGTTGAAATCCCCAAACAAGCGCTTTTAGGTGGAATAGTGCTTGCCCCTCCTTCCGTTGCGCAAAGCGCATGGATCAACCGCTTTCATCCTTGCCGTACCGGCTATGTATCCGGCTGGATGAGCCTGCGCGGCATTCGTCGCCGAAGAGGAGCAGACCGCGGCTTTGCGCTCTCCGATCATGCCGACTGGCCTGCCCTACAGCAGGCCATCCAAGCCACAGGTGCAAAGCGCATTATCGTGACCCATGGCTTTACCTCTGCTTTTGCCCGCTGGCTGACCGAGCAAGGATATGAGGCGCAAGAAGCGTTTACCATTTATGGAGAAGGAGAGGGCGACCAAGAGGATTGA
- the ccoS gene encoding cbb3-type cytochrome oxidase assembly protein CcoS yields MVFWTIISSIIASLAGLAVYLYYSRKGQFEDPESVKYQLFREENPDS; encoded by the coding sequence ATGGTGTTTTGGACCATTATCAGTTCGATTATTGCTTCGCTAGCGGGGTTGGCCGTCTATCTTTATTATTCGCGCAAAGGACAATTCGAAGATCCCGAATCTGTTAAATATCAATTATTCCGAGAAGAAAATCCTGATAGCTGA
- a CDS encoding FAD-dependent oxidoreductase, which yields MTDEQETKIIQAYKELYDVTVPDLDYFIRQIDCRDGCPVKTDGRGYMLALHAGNLLEGYKIARGPNPFASICGMICGAPCEVTCRRDRVDKTLTIRAQKRYLDEWFGLDKEAHIKSLEFSYARGSTHPQPNGLRVACIGAGVASLTCAHDLLRLGYAVDVYEMMRMPGGMLVYGVPTYRLKNEIAINECYAIEHLGAKIYYDMKVGRDITMTELMQTYNAVFIGVGLWKSRDLPIPGADEPDIIRGIEYLRVRCADEPWKIGEHMVVVGGGNVAFDVARTSVRNGAKTVTMVCLESRDEQTADEFEIEDGLEEGIKIINRVGPIAVERDAQGRVSGLRVQPIYSLFDHTGRFAPKYVPDSQYVIPCDTIALAIGQAMDLSVFDGWDKKDELKIERGVIKTERESGRTSVKGVYAGGDAAFGPALFITAIRHGQEAARSIDSDLRGTKPYQEFSAEFTEIPPMRDKTYLRTKWALPSMQPPDVRVKNLNMVENNYTDEEAHEQANRCLQCHISPVFDGTLCIKCNGCVDVCPCNCLKQVPISKLNLDLGEGNLRAAVDNFYGVDSASMTDEDLAQMGTAMLKDEDLCIRCGLCAEKCPTQAVTMDVMNYSFRWIG from the coding sequence ATGACGGACGAACAAGAGACAAAAATCATTCAGGCATACAAGGAGTTGTATGACGTCACAGTGCCTGATCTCGATTATTTTATCCGTCAGATTGATTGCCGGGATGGATGTCCTGTTAAAACAGACGGCCGCGGCTATATGTTGGCCTTGCATGCCGGCAATTTATTGGAAGGCTATAAAATTGCGCGCGGCCCCAATCCCTTCGCGTCCATCTGCGGCATGATTTGCGGCGCTCCTTGCGAGGTGACGTGCCGTCGCGACCGCGTGGACAAAACGCTGACTATCCGTGCGCAGAAGCGCTATTTGGATGAGTGGTTTGGCTTAGACAAAGAAGCCCACATCAAATCGCTTGAATTCAGCTATGCGCGCGGGTCGACCCATCCACAGCCGAATGGACTGCGCGTCGCTTGCATTGGAGCTGGAGTGGCGTCTTTGACTTGCGCGCATGACTTGCTGCGTTTGGGCTATGCCGTCGATGTTTACGAAATGATGCGCATGCCGGGTGGCATGCTGGTCTATGGCGTGCCTACCTACCGCCTTAAGAATGAAATTGCCATCAATGAATGCTATGCCATTGAACATTTGGGCGCTAAAATTTACTACGACATGAAAGTCGGCCGCGATATTACAATGACCGAGCTGATGCAGACATACAATGCCGTTTTCATCGGCGTTGGCTTATGGAAGTCCCGCGATCTTCCCATTCCTGGAGCGGACGAGCCGGATATCATTCGAGGAATTGAGTATTTGCGCGTGCGCTGCGCAGACGAGCCTTGGAAAATTGGCGAGCACATGGTGGTTGTGGGAGGAGGAAACGTTGCCTTCGACGTTGCGCGCACTTCTGTCAGAAACGGCGCTAAGACCGTGACCATGGTTTGCTTGGAATCGCGCGACGAGCAGACTGCTGATGAGTTCGAAATTGAGGATGGCCTAGAAGAGGGCATCAAAATCATCAACCGTGTCGGTCCGATTGCTGTCGAGCGCGATGCACAAGGACGTGTGAGTGGATTGCGGGTGCAGCCCATTTATTCCCTTTTCGACCATACGGGACGATTTGCGCCCAAATATGTCCCCGATAGCCAATACGTTATTCCTTGCGATACCATTGCCTTGGCAATCGGACAGGCCATGGACTTAAGCGTATTTGACGGATGGGATAAAAAAGATGAATTGAAAATAGAGCGAGGGGTCATTAAAACCGAAAGAGAATCGGGACGTACTTCTGTCAAAGGCGTTTACGCGGGTGGCGATGCGGCTTTTGGACCGGCGCTGTTTATAACGGCTATTCGCCATGGCCAAGAAGCGGCCCGTTCGATCGATAGTGACCTGAGAGGAACCAAACCCTATCAGGAATTTTCGGCAGAATTTACTGAAATCCCTCCTATGCGGGATAAGACTTATTTGCGCACCAAATGGGCTTTGCCGTCTATGCAGCCGCCGGACGTGCGCGTGAAAAACCTCAACATGGTGGAGAATAATTACACGGACGAAGAGGCCCACGAGCAGGCCAACCGTTGTTTGCAATGCCATATTTCCCCTGTTTTTGACGGTACTTTATGCATTAAGTGCAATGGCTGCGTCGATGTTTGCCCATGCAATTGCCTTAAGCAGGTTCCCATCAGCAAGCTCAATTTGGATCTAGGAGAAGGAAATTTGCGTGCGGCCGTCGATAACTTCTATGGAGTTGATTCGGCCTCTATGACTGATGAGGACTTGGCTCAGATGGGAACGGCCATGCTTAAAGATGAAGACCTTTGCATTCGTTGCGGGCTATGTGCAGAAAAATGTCCGACTCAAGCCGTGACAATGGATGTGATGAACTACTCATTTCGCTGGATAGGATGA